Proteins from a genomic interval of Acetobacterium woodii DSM 1030:
- a CDS encoding shikimate kinase yields the protein MGDFKKNIALIGFMATGKSTIGPLLAEKNGYALIDTDKLVEADMGMKIAAIFSTMGEESFRKAEHKALKKALEMDKAVISTGGGMILLKKNRELLTQKAFVVSLSAQPETIFDRVKGDNTRPLLKCEDPLLRIKQMLAERQQYYDCCDFKISTDDWTAEQCCQKILEAYRETK from the coding sequence ATGGGGGATTTTAAAAAAAATATCGCTTTGATTGGTTTTATGGCAACCGGTAAATCGACCATCGGTCCATTACTGGCTGAAAAAAATGGTTATGCTTTAATTGATACGGATAAACTGGTAGAAGCTGACATGGGGATGAAAATAGCCGCTATTTTTTCGACCATGGGAGAAGAAAGTTTTCGTAAGGCCGAACATAAAGCTTTAAAAAAGGCTTTGGAGATGGACAAAGCAGTGATTTCAACCGGTGGGGGAATGATCCTATTAAAAAAAAATCGTGAATTGTTAACTCAAAAAGCCTTTGTTGTGAGTTTATCAGCCCAGCCAGAAACGATTTTTGATCGCGTTAAAGGGGATAATACCCGACCGCTCTTAAAATGTGAAGATCCGTTATTGCGAATAAAACAGATGTTGGCAGAACGTCAACAATATTACGATTGTTGTGATTTCAAAATTTCGACTGATGACTGGACTGCAGAACAGTGCTGCCAAAAGATTCTTGAAGCATATCGGGAAACAAAATAA
- a CDS encoding shikimate dehydrogenase encodes MKISVDTKIYAVIGDPIAQSLSPQLHNGLFKEAGVDALYLPIAVKSENLENLIKGFRVMNFGGFNITKPHKMEIIKYLDELDPLAQKIGAVNTVVYRDGKMKGYNTDGFGFIKSIENKIVDQPKEKLNILILGCGGAVKSVAMALADWGINQVMIANRTMEKAETLAAQINDNWPGKAVAIAMETEELKKAAATATIIVNGTSLGMADTATRTPLPQALITKEQLIYDMIYSPAVTQLMKDAREVGAQTENGLEMLLYQGLLAFELWTGIFPDPQLGKNLLELGLN; translated from the coding sequence ATGAAGATATCAGTTGATACAAAAATATACGCCGTTATCGGGGACCCCATTGCTCAGAGTTTATCACCTCAGCTACACAATGGGTTATTTAAAGAAGCGGGAGTTGATGCACTTTATTTACCGATTGCGGTAAAGAGTGAAAATCTGGAGAACTTGATAAAAGGGTTCAGAGTGATGAATTTTGGCGGTTTTAATATCACCAAACCCCATAAAATGGAAATTATCAAATATCTGGATGAACTTGATCCGCTGGCGCAAAAAATTGGTGCCGTTAATACTGTCGTTTATCGTGATGGAAAAATGAAAGGGTATAATACCGATGGGTTTGGCTTTATTAAATCGATCGAAAATAAAATAGTGGATCAACCGAAAGAAAAACTTAATATTCTGATTCTCGGTTGTGGCGGAGCGGTTAAATCAGTGGCTATGGCATTGGCTGATTGGGGGATTAATCAAGTTATGATCGCTAATCGCACCATGGAAAAAGCCGAAACTTTAGCAGCTCAGATTAATGATAACTGGCCGGGAAAAGCGGTAGCAATTGCGATGGAAACAGAAGAATTAAAAAAAGCCGCGGCAACCGCGACAATTATTGTTAATGGTACCAGTCTGGGGATGGCAGATACTGCGACACGTACGCCGTTGCCTCAAGCATTGATAACGAAAGAACAGTTGATTTATGATATGATTTATAGTCCCGCCGTAACGCAGTTGATGAAAGACGCCAGGGAAGTTGGGGCGCAAACCGAAAACGGGTTGGAAATGCTGTTGTATCAAGGTTTATTGGCTTTTGAATTATGGACTGGCATTTTTCCTGATCCACAATTGGGAAAAAATTTATTAGAATTAGGATTAAATTAA
- the uraA gene encoding uracil permease, whose translation MENRRIIQVEEKVPLKMLVPLSLQHMFAMFGASVLVPFLFGINPAIVLFMNGVGTLLFMLITKGKSPAYLGSSFAFLAPAGIVIATWGYSYALGGFVVVGLCGCLLAGIIYKFGIDWINVVLPPAAMGPVVALIGLELAGTAASTAGIIGSTSYVLNEASGLYEQVVTTINPENVIVFLVTLGFAVFGSVMFRKFLAIIPILIAIVAGYITALITGIVGPSTFEAVAAAPWFSLPNFQFPQFNIDAIIIILPVLLVIASEHIGHQIVTSKVVGRDLLKDPGLHRSLFADNFSTMISGFIGSVPTTTYGENIGVMAVTKVYSVQVIAGAAIISIICSFVGKLSMLISTIPGPVIGGISFLLYGMIGAAGIRIIVDAQVDYGKSRNLALTSVVFVVGLSGVAVTFGSIQLKGMVLAAVVGMVLSLIFYLLDKLNLTNDREEEHLFDQP comes from the coding sequence TTGGAGAATCGCAGAATTATACAAGTGGAGGAAAAGGTTCCACTTAAAATGCTTGTGCCATTAAGCTTGCAACATATGTTTGCTATGTTTGGTGCTTCGGTTTTAGTCCCTTTCCTTTTTGGGATTAATCCCGCCATTGTCCTGTTTATGAACGGGGTGGGAACATTATTATTTATGTTAATCACCAAAGGGAAATCCCCGGCATACCTGGGTTCCAGTTTTGCATTTTTAGCCCCAGCGGGAATTGTTATCGCTACCTGGGGTTATTCTTATGCTTTAGGCGGTTTTGTTGTCGTCGGGTTATGCGGCTGTCTCCTGGCAGGAATTATCTATAAATTTGGCATTGACTGGATCAATGTTGTTTTACCCCCTGCCGCTATGGGTCCGGTAGTTGCCTTAATCGGTCTTGAACTTGCCGGCACTGCTGCCAGTACCGCGGGCATCATCGGCAGCACCAGTTACGTACTAAATGAAGCTTCCGGTCTTTATGAACAAGTTGTCACCACCATCAATCCGGAGAATGTGATTGTCTTTTTAGTGACCTTGGGTTTTGCCGTTTTTGGTTCGGTAATGTTTCGCAAATTTCTGGCCATCATTCCGATCCTTATTGCCATTGTTGCCGGGTATATCACGGCTTTAATAACTGGTATCGTTGGTCCTTCGACCTTTGAGGCGGTCGCTGCGGCGCCCTGGTTTTCGCTGCCGAACTTCCAGTTCCCGCAATTCAATATCGATGCCATCATTATTATATTACCCGTTTTACTGGTTATTGCTTCTGAACATATTGGTCACCAAATTGTTACCAGTAAGGTCGTCGGACGGGACTTATTAAAAGATCCCGGCTTACACCGCTCCTTATTTGCTGATAATTTTTCAACCATGATCTCCGGTTTTATTGGCTCAGTCCCAACCACCACCTATGGCGAAAACATTGGCGTTATGGCTGTAACGAAAGTATACAGCGTTCAAGTGATTGCCGGAGCCGCAATCATCTCCATTATCTGTTCGTTTGTTGGCAAATTATCAATGCTGATCTCAACAATTCCCGGCCCGGTTATTGGCGGGATTTCCTTTCTGCTTTACGGTATGATTGGTGCTGCCGGAATTCGTATCATTGTTGACGCTCAGGTGGATTATGGTAAATCCCGTAATCTTGCTTTAACCTCAGTTGTTTTTGTCGTCGGCTTATCGGGTGTCGCCGTTACCTTTGGCAGTATCCAACTTAAAGGCATGGTTCTGGCCGCCGTTGTCGGCATGGTTTTAAGCTTAATCTTTTATCTGCTGGATAAACTTAACTTAACCAATGACCGGGAAGAAGAACATCTTTTTGATCAACCCTAA
- a CDS encoding NYN domain-containing protein, translating to MKNDMKIAVLIDADNVSDKYIKYIFDEISNLGMPTYKRIYGDWTKPQLASWKTVLLNYSITPIQQYSYTTGKNATDAALIIDAMDILYSNNVDSFCIVSSDSDFTRLATRLREAGMYVVGMGEKKTPTPFISACEKFKYLEVIASNPGETGGLNNQIGKQEHAKEGMTSKKELIQSLKTIITESSDEDGWANLGEVGSRLNNRYPDFDTRNYGHSKLRPLILSLNQFEIEARRTNKNQNSHYVVRNKTK from the coding sequence ATGAAAAACGATATGAAAATTGCCGTCTTGATTGATGCTGACAATGTCTCTGATAAATATATCAAATACATTTTTGACGAAATCTCCAATCTTGGCATGCCGACTTATAAACGCATCTATGGTGATTGGACCAAACCGCAACTGGCCTCATGGAAAACGGTGCTGTTAAATTATTCAATTACCCCAATCCAACAATACAGCTATACCACGGGAAAAAACGCCACCGATGCCGCCTTGATTATTGACGCCATGGATATTCTCTATTCCAATAATGTGGACAGCTTTTGCATTGTTTCCAGTGACAGTGACTTTACCCGCTTAGCAACACGCTTACGCGAAGCCGGTATGTACGTTGTTGGCATGGGTGAGAAAAAAACCCCGACGCCTTTTATCTCCGCTTGCGAAAAGTTCAAATATCTGGAAGTCATTGCCAGTAATCCCGGCGAAACTGGCGGGTTAAATAATCAAATCGGAAAACAGGAACACGCCAAAGAAGGAATGACCAGTAAAAAAGAATTGATTCAGTCGCTTAAAACGATCATCACCGAAAGTTCCGATGAAGATGGCTGGGCCAATTTAGGTGAAGTTGGTTCCCGGCTTAACAATCGTTATCCTGATTTTGATACCCGAAATTACGGACATTCCAAATTACGTCCTCTGATTTTATCATTAAATCAGTTTGAAATTGAAGCGCGACGCACCAATAAAAACCAGAACTCCCATTATGTCGTCCGAAATAAAACAAAGTAA
- a CDS encoding magnesium transporter CorA family protein, which translates to MHVYLLENDTFIPSSLDTIKPLPITDQKHLCLMTFDELVTVNAQLGINDKIVAESLNNGGSRLESYDGFDFITLHLPDVIALDKKPNHVSIYFRADLLVFITDHLSFLTDLVVTCQSEDIKMASLGKFFHLFFDKLTIDDRDVLVAIEEEISDLEEQFIVSVKNDLVDYLITFRKKLLSLKQYYEQLFEISEAIEENENKLIDKKDVRYFKILTNRINRLFTNVLNLRDYSTQVREAYQAQLDINLNNVMKLFTVITSVFLPLTLIVGWYGMNIEMPEFHWAYGYPFVIALCIAVSTGTLLYFKKNNWF; encoded by the coding sequence ATGCACGTATATCTTCTGGAAAATGATACCTTTATTCCCAGTTCGCTTGACACCATCAAACCACTTCCCATAACCGATCAAAAACACCTCTGTCTGATGACTTTTGACGAACTTGTTACCGTTAATGCGCAACTGGGCATCAACGATAAAATCGTTGCCGAAAGTTTAAACAACGGTGGCTCCCGGCTGGAAAGTTATGATGGTTTTGATTTCATTACCCTTCACCTGCCCGATGTTATTGCGCTTGATAAAAAGCCAAATCATGTTTCGATTTATTTTCGTGCTGATTTACTGGTTTTTATCACTGATCACCTGTCTTTTTTGACTGATCTGGTTGTCACCTGTCAATCTGAAGACATCAAAATGGCGAGTTTGGGGAAATTTTTCCATTTGTTTTTTGACAAGCTCACCATCGATGATCGTGATGTTCTGGTCGCCATTGAAGAAGAAATATCCGATTTGGAAGAGCAATTTATTGTTTCGGTAAAAAACGATTTAGTCGATTACTTAATCACCTTTCGAAAAAAGCTGTTAAGTCTGAAACAATATTATGAACAGCTTTTTGAAATTTCCGAAGCAATTGAAGAAAATGAAAACAAATTGATTGATAAAAAAGATGTGCGGTATTTTAAAATCCTCACTAATCGCATCAATCGCCTTTTTACCAATGTTCTTAATCTGCGCGATTACAGCACCCAAGTGAGAGAAGCCTACCAGGCACAACTGGATATCAATCTCAATAATGTCATGAAACTTTTTACCGTAATCACGTCGGTTTTTCTGCCCCTGACCTTAATTGTCGGTTGGTACGGGATGAATATTGAGATGCCCGAATTTCATTGGGCCTATGGGTATCCTTTCGTCATCGCTTTATGTATTGCCGTTTCAACCGGAACGTTATTGTATTTCAAAAAAAACAATTGGTTTTAA
- a CDS encoding PucR family transcriptional regulator: MEISINEIAKILQDYDPEVGIADQEKALVSNVVLVDDGIKNLNPDLLYICDSRQFREIIKTAGAGNFLICRSQQDPLIGCDKEKLNRIFLKIPVACEVVYEKIRAAFLNKRILTRKKNELMAAHLSCRGLQHIIDVAYEVLGNPMFVSDLGYNILAFNKNADVGDPSWPTASREAELEAYERIKKLNDCGVFKRLYESLEPCIENFDYSPTRWMANKIVIKEKNIGHIAVVELHKPFVDMDLVLLQFLCEIVASELQKETISSGHFNNDFEHFLIDVLDQKITKPETIHKQGQKLKLNQQKYLLLATISFGKNAQNGMSLSYLKGIVKRLLRTEKIILYQNKITVFLASDKKAELSEIVKPRFRDFLETNEMNVGISQHFDDLTQLSKYYLQSVKAVELGITLTPKEKIFYYQNYAIYHLLETAGTLSNLKDFCNPVLMELLAYDKQYKTDYYHNLLIYLNNDGNVTKSAEYFQIHRNSMKYRIKKIEEILSISLSDMETKFSLVLSDKIISFLAEQNVSAN, encoded by the coding sequence ATGGAAATCAGCATCAACGAAATTGCCAAAATATTGCAGGATTATGATCCGGAAGTGGGGATTGCTGATCAAGAAAAGGCGTTGGTGAGCAATGTGGTATTGGTCGATGACGGAATCAAAAATTTGAATCCCGATTTGCTTTATATTTGTGATAGCCGCCAATTTAGGGAAATAATCAAAACGGCGGGGGCGGGAAATTTTTTAATCTGTCGATCACAACAAGATCCTTTAATAGGTTGCGACAAAGAAAAATTGAATCGGATTTTTTTAAAAATTCCCGTTGCCTGTGAAGTTGTTTATGAAAAAATTCGCGCGGCGTTTTTAAATAAGCGGATATTAACCCGCAAGAAAAATGAGCTGATGGCGGCTCATTTATCGTGCCGAGGGTTGCAGCATATTATTGATGTTGCTTACGAAGTGCTTGGCAATCCGATGTTTGTTAGCGACTTAGGATATAATATTCTGGCTTTTAATAAAAATGCCGATGTTGGTGATCCGTCATGGCCTACGGCCAGTCGGGAAGCGGAATTGGAAGCCTACGAACGAATAAAAAAACTCAATGACTGCGGCGTATTTAAACGGCTATACGAAAGTTTGGAGCCTTGTATTGAAAATTTTGATTATTCACCAACGCGGTGGATGGCGAATAAAATTGTGATCAAAGAAAAAAATATTGGTCATATTGCCGTAGTCGAGTTACATAAACCGTTTGTTGACATGGACCTGGTGTTGCTCCAGTTTTTATGTGAAATTGTCGCCAGTGAACTTCAGAAAGAAACAATTTCCAGTGGTCATTTCAACAACGACTTCGAACATTTTCTGATTGATGTGTTGGATCAAAAAATAACAAAACCGGAAACCATTCATAAGCAGGGGCAAAAACTGAAGTTGAATCAACAAAAATATTTGCTGTTGGCGACCATCAGTTTTGGAAAAAATGCTCAAAATGGCATGTCATTGAGTTATTTAAAAGGGATTGTCAAGCGGCTTCTGAGAACGGAAAAAATAATTCTTTATCAAAATAAGATCACCGTTTTTTTAGCAAGTGATAAAAAAGCAGAATTATCAGAAATAGTGAAACCCCGTTTTAGGGATTTTTTAGAAACCAATGAAATGAATGTCGGGATCAGTCAGCATTTTGATGATTTGACCCAACTTAGCAAGTATTACCTTCAATCGGTTAAAGCGGTCGAATTGGGGATCACCTTAACCCCAAAAGAAAAAATTTTTTATTATCAAAACTATGCCATTTACCATTTGTTGGAAACGGCCGGGACGTTATCCAATCTTAAAGATTTTTGCAATCCGGTCCTGATGGAATTATTGGCTTATGACAAACAATATAAAACGGATTATTATCATAATTTATTGATTTATTTAAATAATGACGGCAATGTGACAAAATCAGCGGAGTATTTCCAGATTCATCGAAATTCGATGAAATATCGGATTAAAAAAATTGAAGAAATCCTGTCAATTTCTTTAAGTGATATGGAGACAAAGTTTTCATTGGTGTTGTCGGATAAAATAATATCTTTTTTAGCGGAACAAAACGTTAGCGCTAACTAA
- a CDS encoding oxidoreductase, whose translation MNSKYAKIFTPIKIGHMIVKNRIETAPAAPRLATSDGLVSPELIEWSRALAKGGAGIVTVGISMVTPPFGLKNGFCVNIGDDNVVPGLAVLADTVHRYGAKASIELAGFAMGHDMPEEGKSPIDMMSQEDISNWITLFANAAERAMKAGMDMVLIHGGHGILVSNFFSPLFNHRTDKYGGNTENRARFACELFDAIRAKVGQQLAIEFRLSADELTPGGVELDETIAFIKIIQDKIDLVHVSAGMLLDDEMVPITTQPTYLKRGYNAHYAASIKKDPDIHVPITTVGSLDLDLAAEIIENGDADMCAMIRTVIADPDSVNKARTGKEAKIRPCIRCVLCLNRTHGFEPLRVACAVNPKAGRECELKNTPTLADVPKKVVIVGGGPAGMEAARTAGDRGHQVVLFEKSNSLGGTLRLAVAPDFKADLKSYLDWAIRMTSCHPNVTLRLATEATPEKIIAESPDALIIAVGSESNIPPIPGLDGDDVVWVGDVEAGTVETGANVVIAGGGLTGCETALNLARKGKNVTIIEMVSEKNMLIPSPIPMTALLQLLKKENVTILANHKLLKANDHVIRVEGVDGEKDLAFDTLILSLGVKPNLAEVSKFSHLVDDVFCIGDCTTNKGTLYTATTAGYNAGIDI comes from the coding sequence ATGAATTCCAAGTATGCAAAAATTTTCACGCCCATCAAAATTGGTCATATGATTGTCAAAAATCGCATTGAGACTGCTCCCGCAGCACCTCGTTTAGCAACTTCCGATGGTCTGGTATCGCCGGAGTTAATTGAATGGTCACGCGCTTTAGCCAAAGGCGGAGCCGGTATTGTCACCGTCGGCATTTCAATGGTCACCCCACCTTTTGGACTGAAAAATGGTTTCTGTGTCAACATCGGTGATGACAATGTTGTTCCCGGTTTGGCGGTATTGGCTGACACCGTTCATCGTTATGGCGCCAAAGCGTCCATTGAATTGGCGGGCTTTGCGATGGGTCACGATATGCCGGAAGAAGGCAAGTCGCCGATTGATATGATGAGTCAGGAAGATATCAGCAATTGGATTACACTTTTTGCCAATGCTGCCGAGCGGGCCATGAAAGCTGGTATGGATATGGTGCTTATCCATGGCGGACATGGTATTCTGGTCAGCAATTTCTTTTCCCCATTATTTAATCATCGTACCGACAAATATGGTGGTAATACCGAAAACCGCGCCCGTTTCGCCTGCGAATTATTTGATGCCATCCGTGCTAAAGTGGGTCAGCAATTAGCGATTGAGTTTCGTTTAAGTGCCGATGAGTTAACTCCCGGCGGCGTCGAATTGGATGAAACGATTGCTTTTATTAAAATCATTCAGGATAAAATCGACCTGGTTCATGTTTCTGCCGGGATGTTGCTCGACGATGAAATGGTTCCGATTACCACTCAACCAACCTATTTAAAACGGGGATATAATGCTCATTATGCGGCCAGTATCAAAAAAGATCCCGATATCCACGTTCCGATTACCACCGTTGGTTCCCTTGATCTGGATCTGGCGGCTGAAATAATTGAAAACGGCGATGCCGATATGTGCGCCATGATCCGTACCGTCATTGCCGATCCCGACAGCGTTAATAAAGCCCGAACCGGAAAAGAAGCAAAAATCCGTCCCTGTATTCGCTGTGTGCTTTGTTTAAATCGGACCCACGGTTTTGAACCGCTGCGAGTGGCCTGTGCCGTTAACCCTAAAGCCGGACGGGAATGCGAATTAAAAAATACCCCTACCCTGGCTGATGTGCCTAAAAAAGTTGTCATCGTCGGCGGTGGACCGGCGGGTATGGAAGCTGCCCGAACTGCCGGTGACCGTGGTCATCAGGTTGTCCTTTTTGAAAAAAGCAATTCCCTGGGTGGAACCCTGCGGCTGGCAGTTGCTCCGGATTTTAAGGCTGACCTCAAAAGTTATCTGGACTGGGCCATTCGAATGACCAGCTGCCACCCTAATGTAACGCTGCGTCTGGCTACCGAAGCCACCCCCGAAAAGATTATCGCCGAATCTCCGGATGCCTTAATTATAGCCGTTGGTTCGGAAAGTAATATCCCCCCGATTCCGGGCTTGGATGGCGATGACGTCGTTTGGGTTGGTGATGTTGAAGCGGGTACCGTCGAAACCGGAGCAAATGTTGTCATTGCCGGCGGCGGCCTGACCGGATGCGAAACCGCTTTAAATCTGGCCCGAAAAGGGAAAAATGTCACCATCATTGAAATGGTCAGCGAAAAGAACATGTTGATTCCTTCGCCCATTCCCATGACTGCCTTGCTGCAACTGCTAAAAAAAGAAAATGTCACTATTCTGGCTAATCATAAATTGCTAAAAGCCAACGATCATGTCATTCGTGTCGAAGGCGTTGATGGTGAAAAAGATCTAGCTTTTGATACCCTGATCCTGTCATTGGGGGTTAAACCAAACCTTGCCGAAGTTTCTAAATTTTCACACCTGGTTGATGATGTTTTTTGCATCGGCGATTGCACCACCAATAAAGGCACCCTTTATACCGCCACCACCGCCGGTTATAACGCTGGCATCGATATCTAA
- a CDS encoding ATP-NAD kinase family protein, translating into MNSIGIIANPASGKDIRRLVSHATVIDNNEKFNIVERIILGAQQNGVDKVYIMPDPYNMGYRVIDKLETSGELKCEIEVFDFFKVNGVEDTYQAVQLMNEKKVGCIISLGGDGTNRAVAKKIKETPLIAISTGTNNVYPDMIEGTIAGIAAAVVASNKFDKNNYAKRDKVIEIYHNQQLKDIALIDAVISRDAFVGSRAIWRIEDIQKIFVARSHLASIGFSAVVGAKKIISAADDFGAFVRIAETAPKVLVPMAAGIVLPIGTTAPELLKFGEKYEFTSYCRGTIALDGEREIEFHKDQTFIFQISRNGPWHVDVKKAIEVGQINGFFMISE; encoded by the coding sequence ATGAATTCAATTGGAATAATTGCCAATCCGGCATCGGGAAAAGATATCAGACGGCTGGTTTCTCATGCGACAGTTATTGATAATAATGAAAAATTTAATATCGTCGAACGTATTATTTTGGGCGCCCAGCAAAATGGGGTCGATAAAGTCTATATTATGCCGGACCCCTACAATATGGGATATCGGGTGATCGATAAACTGGAAACATCGGGAGAATTAAAATGTGAGATTGAAGTGTTTGACTTTTTCAAGGTTAATGGCGTTGAAGATACCTATCAAGCCGTCCAATTAATGAATGAAAAAAAAGTCGGTTGTATTATCTCATTAGGCGGTGATGGCACAAACCGGGCTGTTGCAAAAAAAATTAAGGAGACACCGTTGATTGCCATTTCCACGGGAACTAATAATGTTTATCCGGATATGATTGAAGGCACGATTGCTGGCATTGCTGCAGCGGTTGTAGCATCGAACAAATTTGATAAAAACAACTATGCTAAAAGAGATAAGGTTATTGAAATATATCATAATCAACAACTAAAAGATATTGCGTTAATTGATGCCGTGATTTCCCGGGATGCCTTTGTCGGTTCCCGGGCGATCTGGCGAATTGAAGATATCCAAAAAATATTTGTAGCCCGAAGTCACCTAGCATCGATTGGGTTCTCGGCGGTTGTTGGGGCCAAAAAAATAATTAGCGCTGCCGACGATTTTGGTGCTTTTGTTCGGATTGCAGAAACAGCGCCCAAGGTTTTGGTGCCGATGGCGGCGGGGATTGTTTTACCGATCGGTACAACGGCGCCAGAACTTTTAAAGTTTGGTGAAAAATATGAATTTACCAGCTATTGTCGCGGAACAATTGCTTTGGATGGGGAAAGAGAAATAGAATTTCATAAAGACCAGACCTTTATTTTTCAAATTAGTCGCAATGGTCCCTGGCATGTAGATGTCAAAAAAGCCATTGAAGTGGGACAAATCAATGGCTTTTTTATGATTTCGGAATAA
- a CDS encoding Lin0512 family protein codes for MKKFIIEFGMGMDFHGQDVNAAAGKAIKDAISRSCLIGLNEIYGLTEENINEKMMIEATIGVSKPENLDIEALKKLFPVGTVTINAQKGGLTTAGLFFPGFGDTVDTIEAAIVAVTVSV; via the coding sequence ATGAAAAAGTTTATTATTGAATTTGGTATGGGAATGGATTTTCATGGACAGGATGTTAATGCTGCCGCCGGAAAGGCAATTAAGGATGCCATATCCCGAAGTTGTCTGATTGGCTTGAACGAGATTTATGGTCTAACCGAAGAAAACATTAATGAAAAAATGATGATCGAAGCAACTATTGGGGTGTCAAAACCGGAAAATTTAGATATTGAAGCGTTAAAAAAACTATTCCCGGTCGGAACAGTAACAATTAATGCCCAAAAAGGCGGCTTAACGACAGCGGGCCTTTTCTTTCCCGGGTTTGGCGATACCGTGGATACCATTGAAGCGGCAATTGTGGCTGTGACAGTCAGTGTATAA
- a CDS encoding ABC transporter ATP-binding protein, with the protein MNIYHNKKVLKVEKVTKEYNHKNIIEDIDIYLNQGEFVTILGPSGCGKSTLFNVIAGLLKPEQGKVWVNENDVTGKTGIVSYMYQKDLLLPWRNVIDNGILPLEIKGMKKDQARQMVMDMLPIFELAEDGEKYPDQLSGGMKQRVSLLRTYMFSKEIMLLDEPFGGLDAITRLKMQTYLLDILKKIKGSVLFITHDIDEAIFLSDRIYVITGAPAHIVEELQIPRKQISSQEDILSGELSPLRNQILKLL; encoded by the coding sequence ATGAATATCTACCACAATAAAAAAGTACTAAAGGTTGAAAAAGTCACCAAGGAATATAATCATAAAAATATTATTGAAGACATTGATATTTATTTAAATCAGGGCGAATTTGTGACTATTTTGGGACCAAGTGGTTGTGGCAAAAGTACCTTATTTAATGTTATTGCCGGTTTATTAAAACCCGAACAAGGGAAGGTATGGGTTAACGAAAATGATGTTACCGGAAAAACTGGGATTGTCAGTTATATGTATCAGAAAGATCTTTTGTTACCGTGGCGAAATGTGATTGACAATGGCATTTTACCGCTTGAAATAAAAGGCATGAAAAAAGATCAAGCCCGGCAAATGGTAATGGATATGTTGCCAATTTTTGAACTGGCAGAAGATGGGGAGAAATATCCCGATCAATTGTCGGGGGGGATGAAACAACGGGTTTCGCTTTTGCGTACCTATATGTTTTCAAAAGAGATTATGCTTTTGGATGAACCTTTTGGCGGATTGGATGCCATCACCCGGTTGAAAATGCAGACTTATTTATTAGACATATTAAAAAAAATAAAGGGTTCGGTTCTTTTTATTACCCACGATATCGACGAAGCGATTTTTCTCTCTGACCGTATCTATGTGATTACCGGCGCTCCGGCGCATATAGTTGAAGAGCTCCAGATTCCCCGAAAGCAGATAAGTTCTCAGGAAGATATCCTTTCCGGAGAACTAAGTCCGTTACGTAATCAGATTCTTAAATTACTATAA